The Chloroflexota bacterium DNA segment CGATCGCGCGGAAGAGCGACTCGGCGGCACGAATCACAAGATTGTCCCGCCCGAGGTTCAGTGACCCCTCGCCCTCGCCGGACACCCTGACACCGGAGCTCCCGGCCTCGAGCCGCACCGTGTTCCAGATGTCCAGTGCCATGCCAAGACAGTCGAACCCGGGACCCAGGTTCGCTGTCGTTGCAGGCACCCGCACTTCCGCGTAGGACAACACCCGCTCGTTCCCTCCATGGTGTTTGACTTGAGCCGCACTCACCCCTCATGTAGATCGAGGACTGCGGCAAGGCGGAGTCTACTTGCGCCGCTTGGCGAGCTCCGCCCACACGTCACGAGGCGAGACGTCGGCAGCAGCCAGCATCGTCAGCGTGTGGTAGAGCAGGTCAGCAACCTCTCCCGCCAGCGCTTCCTTCTCGCCCTGAACAGCGGCGATGGCCGACTCGCCCGCCTCCTCCACCACCTTCTGCGCAACACGGCCGACGCCGGACTGAAGCAGCTTGGCCGTGTAGCTTTCGGCGGTGGGGTTCGCCTGACGGTCCTTGATGACAGCAAACAGCTCCTCCAGTACGCCGACGTTCGCATCGCTCGCCTCGTACGAAGGATCCGTGTCCAGGTCGTTGAAGAAGCACGAAACGGCGCCCGTGTGACAGGCGGGCCCAACGGGATCGACCTTCATCAGCAGCGTGTCGCCGTCGCAATCAACGTGCAGCGACTTCACGCGCAGGTAGTTGCCGGACTCCTCGCCCTTGTGCCAGAGCGACTGTCGACTTCGGCTGTAGAACCACGCATCGCCGTCCTGCAGCGTCCGCGCCAGCGACTCCGCCGAGACGTACGCCAGCATCAGTACTTCGCCCGTCTCGTGGTGCTGCGCGATGGCGGGGATGAGGCCGTTCTCGTTGCGCTTAAGCGGCATGGGCATCGCGGTCCCTCCTTACCCGCCCACCGGCTTACCGGCCACGATGGGGAGCAGGTCTTCAAGGCTCCGTATTTCATAGTCAGGCGCAACGCGTCCATCCATCGGCGCCCCGTAGCGGTTGATCCACGCGCCGGGCATGCCCGCCACGCGTGCTCCGTAGATGTCGTCGAGCAGCGTGTCCCCCACCATGAGCGTCTCCGCCGCCGGCGTGCCAAGGCGCTCCAGCATCTGCGCGAAGATGCCCGGGTGTGGCTTGTACAACCGCGCCTCTTCTGACGACAGCACCGTGGCGAAGGCGTCCGAGAGTCCGTTGCGCTCAATGACGGGATAGAGAAAGGCGTCGTCGGCGTTGGAAAGAATGGCTATGGGCACGAGCTCCCCCAGCCTTTCGAGCGCCCCGAACGTTTCCGGGAATGCATCCCGCGTCCCAAGGTCCTCGAGGAAGTATCCCACGGCGGCGTCCGCGTCACCATCGACTTCCAGGTTGCCGAAGGACTGTATAAAAGCGTCTTGCCACACCTCGTAGTAAGTCTCGAATGGCTCCCGCGCGGTCATCGTATCCACGTCATTCCGGCGCTTCCTGAAGTCCATCTCCGCCACGGCCCAAGCGTCGTACAGCGCACTGGGATCGATTGCCAGACCCTGGTCCCTGCAAATGCGGACAAAGCAGTCCCGCCAGAGGTCTCGAGTATTCACAAATAGCGTGTCGAAGGCGTCAAACACCACTGCCTTGATGACCATGCTTGCTCCTGCCCGAATGTGGACCCTTTCCATTGTAACCCGGACAGATGTGAAGTGTGTCTCGTGTCCGCGCCGCCCCACTGTCTGGGGCAGCCGAACTCAATGCGCAACACAGGAAAGGGGGCCCGGCATTTGCCGGGCCCCCTTTCCTCCAAGGCCTTGGAAGGAAGGCCGTTCCCGCTACTTCACGGCCTTGATGTGTGGGATGTGCGTGTACGTGCCGGTGACGTTACTGGGGAAGACCCAGTCCGACACGAACTTCGGGTTCACAGTCGCCTCTGCCGGCAGCCAGAAGAGGTTCAGGTTGGCATGCGACGAGTAGATGGCCTCGCCCCACTCCTTCCATGCAACTGCCTGTTCTTCCAGGTCGAGGATCCCGCGCACCTTGGTGCCCAATACGTTGATCTCTGGCGACGTGTAGTTGTTGCTCGTCGCCCGGTACGCCCAGTTGTAGATGCGCTGGGCCACAAACGGGTAGGACGACGTCCCCACGATGTCCACGTCGTTGTACACCTCGAAGCCCCGCTCAGCGGAGCGGAACCGCGTGGGGTCGTAGGCTTCCAGCGTGACCTTTACACCCACTTCCGTCCAGTAGTTCAAGATCACGTCCACGACGTCCGCGGCGCCCGCATACGCGGTCAGTTCCTCGGAGTACGTGGTCAGCTCCAACGGGTTGCTCTCTGAGTAACCGGCTTCACTGAGCAATTGGCGCGCGACTACAGGGTCGAAACCGTACTCCTCCGGGTAGCGCGTCTCCCAGCTGGGGTCCCAGCCCAGGGTGTTCTCGTTCAGGTGCGTGTGATACATCGGGAAGCCCTTGTTGTTGAAGAACGCCTCGTTCAGCTCGTCCTTGTTGACAGCCTTGTTGAGGGCCTTGCGCACCCGCCCATCGAGGAGTCGGCTTTCCGGGTAGAGATACTGCGCGTCGGCCGCGCGGCTCCCGTCAACCATGTAGCAGCAGTTGAAGCTCATGAACGTCCGAAGTCCCTTGACGCGGCCTGCAATGTGCCTCATGCCCCTGGCGGCGGCCTGTTCTTTCAGGTCTTCCGGCAATGCGGCCATGTGAATCTCTTCGGTCAGCAACGCGGCAAGCCGAGTGGAATTCTCGTTGATGATGCGCCACTCAAATCCCGGGAATTCTGTATTGAGCTGCCAGTGGTCGTAGGGGACCTGCTCGAACTGAATATTCTGGGCCTGCTCGCGTCCGCCGAACTGGTACGGTCCTGTGCCGGCGATTGCCTCGCCCTCGAACGATGGTCGAAACTCTGGGTCGCCGCCGGCCAGGGAGTCATAGTGGTCCTTGCTCTGGATCTCCATGCCGCCCGCCGACATCTGGGAGATGATCCAGAAGAGTTCAGCCTCCGGGCTGGTCAGGTGCCAGAGCACCTCGTGGTCATTGATGATCTCAATGTGATCGGTGGCGGAGCGGAACAACGTGGTATTGCCGTGGTCGGCGTCCTCGCGTGTGACCTGCTCCCACGTGTGGACCACGTCCTGGGCCGTGAACTCGCCCTGGCCCTTGTGGAACGGCACGCCTTCCCGAAGCTGGAATCGAATCTTGTCTGAACCCTCAATGGTCCAACTTGTAGCCAGCATGGGGACGAACTGCCCGCGGTCCGGAGTGATGTCCACCAGAAACTCATACATTGGCCGCAGGGAGATGAAACCGGCGATACCACCACCTCCCAGGGGTGGCGAGGTAGTCTCCTGCGACATGTTGATGCCGAAGACCAACCGCTCGATCATGGGCATCATTGCGTCGCCGCCGCCCGACGTTGACGTGTCCGTCGTTGACGGGGCCGCGGTCGGCGCGACAGCCGGCTCGG contains these protein-coding regions:
- a CDS encoding HAD family hydrolase, whose protein sequence is MVIKAVVFDAFDTLFVNTRDLWRDCFVRICRDQGLAIDPSALYDAWAVAEMDFRKRRNDVDTMTAREPFETYYEVWQDAFIQSFGNLEVDGDADAAVGYFLEDLGTRDAFPETFGALERLGELVPIAILSNADDAFLYPVIERNGLSDAFATVLSSEEARLYKPHPGIFAQMLERLGTPAAETLMVGDTLLDDIYGARVAGMPGAWINRYGAPMDGRVAPDYEIRSLEDLLPIVAGKPVGG
- the hisIE gene encoding bifunctional phosphoribosyl-AMP cyclohydrolase/phosphoribosyl-ATP diphosphatase HisIE, yielding MPMPLKRNENGLIPAIAQHHETGEVLMLAYVSAESLARTLQDGDAWFYSRSRQSLWHKGEESGNYLRVKSLHVDCDGDTLLMKVDPVGPACHTGAVSCFFNDLDTDPSYEASDANVGVLEELFAVIKDRQANPTAESYTAKLLQSGVGRVAQKVVEEAGESAIAAVQGEKEALAGEVADLLYHTLTMLAAADVSPRDVWAELAKRRK
- a CDS encoding ABC transporter substrate-binding protein, with the translated sequence MIERLVFGINMSQETTSPPLGGGGIAGFISLRPMYEFLVDITPDRGQFVPMLATSWTIEGSDKIRFQLREGVPFHKGQGEFTAQDVVHTWEQVTREDADHGNTTLFRSATDHIEIINDHEVLWHLTSPEAELFWIISQMSAGGMEIQSKDHYDSLAGGDPEFRPSFEGEAIAGTGPYQFGGREQAQNIQFEQVPYDHWQLNTEFPGFEWRIINENSTRLAALLTEEIHMAALPEDLKEQAAARGMRHIAGRVKGLRTFMSFNCCYMVDGSRAADAQYLYPESRLLDGRVRKALNKAVNKDELNEAFFNNKGFPMYHTHLNENTLGWDPSWETRYPEEYGFDPVVARQLLSEAGYSESNPLELTTYSEELTAYAGAADVVDVILNYWTEVGVKVTLEAYDPTRFRSAERGFEVYNDVDIVGTSSYPFVAQRIYNWAYRATSNNYTSPEINVLGTKVRGILDLEEQAVAWKEWGEAIYSSHANLNLFWLPAEATVNPKFVSDWVFPSNVTGTYTHIPHIKAVK